In Erythrobacter sp. F6033, a single genomic region encodes these proteins:
- a CDS encoding cell division protein ZapA: MSEISIKIGPKSYPFVCGDGEEDHIRKLAAIIDEKYAQLGSARSPQEAQNMLFAALFLADELAEARKVAKKSSESIEHEKAKLGGKKAELKAEIETLTKAEARAREEVSELKAQLTEMREAASHQHDMFGAPPASDDIVEKLEALAKRAEETASALEGTA, from the coding sequence ATGAGCGAAATCTCCATCAAGATCGGTCCGAAGTCCTACCCGTTTGTCTGCGGCGACGGCGAAGAAGACCACATCCGCAAATTGGCGGCGATTATCGACGAGAAGTATGCGCAGCTCGGCTCTGCCCGCTCCCCGCAAGAAGCGCAGAATATGCTGTTCGCCGCATTGTTTCTCGCCGACGAACTGGCCGAGGCGCGAAAGGTCGCAAAGAAATCGTCCGAGTCGATCGAGCATGAAAAGGCCAAGCTGGGCGGCAAGAAAGCCGAGTTGAAGGCAGAGATCGAAACTCTAACAAAAGCCGAGGCGCGAGCCCGTGAGGAAGTATCCGAGTTGAAAGCTCAACTCACGGAAATGCGCGAAGCGGCCAGTCACCAGCATGATATGTTTGGTGCTCCGCCAGCCAGCGATGACATTGTCGAAAAGCTTGAAGCACTGGCGAAGCGCGCTGAAGAAACAGCCAGCGCGCTTGAAGGAACGGCTTAG
- a CDS encoding 5-formyltetrahydrofolate cyclo-ligase: MTLFKTELRKSLRKARREHVAAQSGAIRALLFHRPPAPLLAKIGAGSVVGLYSANAQEAPAGGYAKFFHEAGHTIALPHFSAPDAQMMFREHTDPFGESDLTPGPFDIAQPDSNAAEVVPDVLFVPLVGFTADGDRLGQGGGHYDRWLSEHPGRMTVGLAWDAQLCDTLPTEPHDIALDAIVTPTRIYGI; the protein is encoded by the coding sequence ATGACGCTCTTCAAAACCGAACTCCGCAAATCGCTCCGTAAAGCTCGCCGCGAGCATGTCGCGGCGCAATCCGGTGCAATCCGCGCTTTGCTATTCCATCGCCCCCCTGCACCTCTTCTCGCCAAGATTGGTGCCGGTTCAGTGGTTGGCCTCTACTCAGCCAACGCACAGGAAGCACCTGCCGGAGGTTACGCAAAGTTCTTTCATGAGGCCGGTCACACCATCGCCCTGCCCCACTTCAGCGCTCCTGATGCGCAAATGATGTTCCGCGAGCACACTGATCCGTTTGGCGAAAGCGATCTGACCCCCGGTCCATTCGACATAGCTCAGCCGGATAGCAATGCGGCAGAGGTGGTTCCCGACGTGCTGTTCGTGCCACTGGTCGGTTTTACGGCAGATGGCGATAGGCTCGGCCAAGGCGGAGGGCATTATGACCGCTGGCTGTCGGAACATCCCGGACGGATGACGGTTGGGCTGGCATGGGACGCGCAGCTTTGCGACACGTTGCCCACCGAGCCACATGACATTGCTCTCGACGCGATTGTCACGCCCACCCGCATTTACGGAATTTAG
- a CDS encoding DUF2842 domain-containing protein: MRETPTWRIPVGIIGLFVFLIVYGILIARYAPDLIGSWPGLAQAVIYLILGLIWLLPLKRFLIWMETGKWSAPSEEPQTEE; encoded by the coding sequence ATGAGAGAAACACCCACTTGGCGCATTCCGGTCGGCATCATCGGATTGTTTGTGTTCCTGATTGTCTACGGCATCCTCATTGCGCGCTATGCCCCCGATTTGATCGGCAGCTGGCCCGGCCTTGCTCAGGCAGTGATCTATTTGATTCTGGGCCTGATCTGGCTGCTACCGCTCAAACGCTTCCTGATCTGGATGGAGACCGGCAAATGGAGCGCTCCTAGCGAGGAACCCCAGACAGAAGAGTGA
- a CDS encoding ThuA domain-containing protein, with translation MIKKTALAVLLSGAVALGGFASTTSIASAPQSEPSNHDATAPVIFEYMAQPAILVFSKTRSFRHDEGIAGADRFFAEMARDRSMGLFTTVNGAVFNEKQLSRFSLVVFNNVTGDVLSDEQESALQAWIEAGGGFIAVHGSGDASHEGWPWYDNNLIGPEFIGHPADPQFQTARVVNLAEAHPVMAGLPSEWEQEEEWYSFDDVTKLGDARVLLGIDEATYSPRNDVYGDVSDLRMGGGVEGHPIAWLRCAGKGRFFYSAIGHSFTAYDVPENRKLLSNAVDWTLRKTSSPEDDC, from the coding sequence ATGATAAAAAAGACTGCCCTCGCCGTTTTGCTTTCTGGAGCCGTTGCTCTTGGTGGTTTCGCGTCCACCACATCGATCGCCAGCGCGCCTCAATCAGAGCCATCGAACCACGACGCGACTGCGCCTGTTATTTTCGAATATATGGCGCAGCCAGCCATCTTGGTATTTTCGAAAACCCGCAGTTTCCGACACGATGAAGGTATAGCTGGCGCAGACCGCTTCTTTGCCGAAATGGCTCGCGATCGTTCGATGGGCCTCTTCACCACCGTGAACGGGGCGGTGTTCAACGAAAAACAATTGTCGCGGTTTTCTCTCGTCGTGTTCAACAATGTCACCGGCGATGTGCTCTCCGACGAACAGGAAAGCGCGCTCCAAGCATGGATAGAGGCTGGGGGCGGTTTTATTGCAGTGCACGGATCAGGTGACGCTTCTCACGAAGGGTGGCCTTGGTACGATAACAATCTCATCGGGCCGGAATTCATCGGCCATCCCGCCGACCCACAGTTCCAAACGGCACGGGTGGTGAACCTTGCGGAGGCGCATCCTGTTATGGCTGGCCTACCGTCTGAATGGGAGCAGGAGGAGGAATGGTACAGCTTTGACGACGTTACCAAGCTGGGTGATGCGCGTGTGCTGCTGGGCATTGATGAAGCAACCTACTCACCCCGCAACGATGTGTACGGAGACGTATCGGACTTGCGTATGGGCGGCGGTGTGGAAGGTCATCCGATTGCTTGGCTGCGCTGCGCTGGAAAAGGACGGTTCTTCTACTCAGCCATCGGCCATAGCTTCACCGCGTACGACGTGCCCGAGAATCGCAAGCTGCTGAGCAATGCTGTCGATTGGACATTGCGCAAGACGAGCTCGCCCGAAGACGATTGCTGA
- a CDS encoding dihydrolipoamide acetyltransferase family protein, whose amino-acid sequence MAKFTFNMPDVGEGVAEAEIVEWMVKVGDTVSEDQHLVDVMTDKATIDIESPVDGTVIEVAGEVGDVIAVGSMLLVVEVEGDVAGAVEEKAAAPAPAPEPEVAPAPAPAPAPEPVKVTEPEPISGGTEAEAITSAKVLATPAVRKRARDLGIDLAQVKPAEDGRVRHGDLDQFLSYNSGGGFSAAGATREDEAIKVIGLRKRIAQNMSAAKRNIPHFTYVEECDVTELERMRTQLNADRGDKPKLTMLPLLISAFCKLIPDYPMINARFDDEANVVTRHGSVHMGMATQTDNGLMVPVIKDAQSRNLWQLAREIGRLANAARDGSAKSDELSGSTITVTSLGPLGGVATTPVINRPEVAIIGPNRIIERPMFVTGADGVERIEKRKLMNISISCDHRVVDGYDAASFIQDVKKLIETPVLLLAD is encoded by the coding sequence ATGGCTAAGTTCACTTTCAACATGCCCGACGTAGGCGAGGGCGTTGCCGAAGCGGAGATCGTCGAATGGATGGTCAAGGTCGGTGATACCGTGTCCGAAGACCAACATCTGGTCGATGTGATGACGGATAAAGCGACGATCGACATCGAAAGCCCGGTCGATGGCACGGTGATCGAGGTTGCTGGCGAAGTCGGCGATGTGATCGCTGTTGGTTCGATGTTGCTCGTTGTCGAAGTCGAAGGCGATGTCGCCGGCGCCGTTGAAGAGAAAGCGGCGGCTCCAGCTCCTGCTCCGGAGCCTGAGGTAGCCCCGGCGCCCGCACCAGCTCCAGCACCGGAGCCGGTGAAAGTGACAGAACCTGAGCCAATCTCAGGCGGCACAGAAGCCGAAGCAATTACCTCGGCCAAAGTCCTTGCCACCCCAGCTGTGCGCAAACGCGCCCGCGATCTTGGTATTGATCTGGCTCAAGTAAAGCCCGCCGAAGATGGCCGTGTGCGCCATGGCGATCTGGACCAGTTCCTGTCCTACAATTCCGGCGGCGGTTTCTCCGCAGCTGGCGCGACCCGCGAAGACGAGGCGATCAAGGTGATCGGCCTGCGCAAACGAATCGCGCAGAATATGAGCGCGGCGAAACGCAACATTCCGCACTTCACCTATGTCGAGGAATGCGACGTTACCGAGCTGGAGCGGATGCGCACGCAGCTCAATGCAGATCGCGGCGACAAGCCTAAACTCACTATGCTGCCGCTGCTGATTTCGGCGTTCTGCAAGCTGATCCCGGACTATCCGATGATCAATGCGCGGTTCGACGATGAGGCGAATGTCGTTACCCGCCACGGCTCCGTCCATATGGGTATGGCGACGCAGACAGATAACGGCCTGATGGTGCCGGTGATCAAAGACGCGCAAAGCCGCAATCTCTGGCAGTTGGCGCGCGAAATTGGCCGCCTTGCCAATGCCGCGCGCGATGGCTCGGCCAAGTCGGATGAGCTTTCCGGCTCGACGATCACAGTGACTTCGCTTGGCCCATTGGGCGGCGTTGCGACCACTCCGGTTATCAATCGCCCCGAAGTCGCGATTATCGGCCCGAACCGGATCATTGAGCGTCCAATGTTTGTCACCGGCGCGGACGGCGTGGAGCGAATCGAGAAGCGCAAACTGATGAATATCTCAATCAGCTGCGATCACCGCGTCGTCGATGGATATGACGCAGCGAGCTTTATTCAGGACGTGAAAAAGCTGATCGAAACGCCTGTTTTGCTGCTTGCGGATTGA
- a CDS encoding alpha-ketoacid dehydrogenase subunit beta, whose protein sequence is MSTETKTEAPVEQAEDRRINMIEAINEALDIMLERDDNVVVMGEDVGYFGGVFRCTAGLQEKHGKTRVFDTPINECGIIGAAVGMGAYGLRPVPEIQFADYIYPGLDQLISEAARLRYRSATEYIAPLTVRSPFGGGIFGGQTHSQSPESLFTHVAGLKTVIPATPYDAKGLLISCIEDNDPVIFFEPKRIYNGPFTGFYDKPVEPWKKHKDSAVPEGYYKIPLGKARHVTEGEQLTILAYGTMVHVAEAVAKEKGVEADILDLRTLVPLDIEAIEASVKKTGRCLIVHEATRTSGFGAELSALVTERCFYHLEAPVERVTGFDTPYPHSLEWAYFPGPVRIGEAIDSILKD, encoded by the coding sequence ATGAGCACCGAAACCAAAACCGAAGCTCCAGTCGAACAGGCTGAAGACCGCCGCATTAATATGATCGAGGCGATCAACGAAGCGCTCGATATCATGCTGGAGCGTGACGATAATGTCGTCGTGATGGGCGAGGATGTCGGCTATTTCGGCGGCGTGTTCCGCTGCACCGCCGGGCTTCAGGAAAAGCACGGCAAAACCCGTGTGTTCGACACGCCGATCAACGAATGCGGCATTATCGGCGCGGCTGTGGGCATGGGCGCATATGGCCTGCGCCCAGTCCCCGAAATCCAGTTTGCCGATTACATCTATCCCGGCCTTGATCAGCTGATTTCCGAAGCGGCGCGTCTGCGTTATCGCTCGGCCACCGAATACATCGCCCCGCTCACGGTCCGATCGCCCTTTGGTGGCGGCATTTTTGGCGGGCAAACGCACTCGCAATCGCCCGAAAGCCTTTTCACCCATGTGGCCGGGTTGAAGACAGTAATCCCCGCGACGCCTTACGATGCAAAGGGTCTGTTGATCTCTTGTATCGAAGACAACGATCCGGTGATCTTCTTCGAGCCGAAGCGTATCTATAACGGTCCGTTCACCGGCTTTTATGACAAGCCTGTCGAGCCGTGGAAGAAGCACAAGGACAGCGCCGTTCCGGAGGGATATTACAAGATCCCGCTCGGCAAAGCACGCCATGTGACCGAAGGTGAGCAGCTGACGATCCTAGCCTATGGAACCATGGTTCATGTGGCCGAAGCTGTCGCGAAGGAGAAAGGCGTCGAGGCCGATATTTTGGACCTTCGCACGCTCGTGCCACTCGACATCGAAGCCATTGAGGCATCGGTGAAGAAAACAGGCCGCTGCCTGATCGTGCACGAAGCCACCCGCACAAGCGGCTTTGGTGCGGAGCTATCGGCGTTGGTGACGGAGCGGTGCTTCTATCACCTGGAAGCGCCTGTCGAGCGCGTCACAGGCTTTGATACCCCATATCCGCACAGCCTCGAATGGGCCTATTTCCCCGGCCCAGTTCGCATTGGCGAAGCAATCGATTCAATTCTTAAGGACTGA
- a CDS encoding thiamine pyrophosphate-dependent enzyme, translating to MADQADTTPQSGDNRPALALHVPEPRSRPGDPVNFADVVVGKAGDQPRPDESTKPEEMKDLAYDLVRVLGDDSKAHGPWDPKLDPDTLRTMLGHMAMVRAFDERMFRGQRQGKTSFYMKCTGEEATSVAASMALASDDMVFPSYRQQGILIARGYPLIEMINQIYSNKGDKLLGRQLPIMYSSREHSFFSISGNLATQTPQAVGWAMASAIKGDSRIAATWVGEGSTAEGDFHSACTFATVYNAPVILNVINNQWAISSFSGFAGGERTTFAARALGYGIAGLRVDGNDALACFAAQQWAANRARANQGPTLIEYFTYRAEGHSTSDDPSGYRSAQEREEWPLGDPVMRLKNHLIEIGEWDEERQTAMDLKCAEEVKATTKEAEKNGILGHGMHHPFHTMFEDVFEELPWHLKEQAEQATRERITKFGSERPYE from the coding sequence ATGGCCGATCAGGCCGATACTACGCCGCAATCCGGAGACAACCGGCCCGCGCTCGCACTGCACGTGCCAGAGCCGCGCTCGCGCCCCGGTGATCCTGTCAACTTTGCCGATGTTGTTGTCGGCAAGGCAGGTGATCAGCCGCGTCCGGACGAAAGCACCAAGCCAGAAGAGATGAAGGATCTCGCCTATGATCTCGTCCGGGTGTTGGGCGATGATAGCAAGGCGCACGGCCCGTGGGATCCGAAACTCGATCCCGACACTCTGCGCACGATGCTGGGCCATATGGCCATGGTTCGCGCCTTTGATGAACGAATGTTCCGCGGTCAGCGTCAGGGCAAAACTTCGTTCTATATGAAGTGCACCGGCGAGGAAGCGACCAGCGTCGCTGCCTCCATGGCACTCGCAAGCGATGACATGGTGTTCCCGTCATACCGTCAGCAAGGCATCCTGATCGCGCGCGGCTATCCGCTGATCGAGATGATCAATCAGATCTATTCGAACAAGGGTGACAAGCTGCTCGGCCGTCAATTGCCGATCATGTATTCCAGCCGCGAGCACAGCTTTTTCAGCATCTCCGGCAACCTTGCCACGCAAACCCCGCAAGCGGTGGGCTGGGCGATGGCGAGCGCGATCAAAGGCGACAGCCGGATCGCTGCGACATGGGTGGGCGAGGGCTCCACTGCAGAAGGCGACTTCCACTCCGCCTGCACATTCGCGACCGTCTATAACGCACCGGTGATCCTCAATGTGATCAACAACCAATGGGCGATCTCCAGCTTCTCCGGCTTTGCGGGCGGGGAACGGACGACCTTTGCCGCGCGAGCGCTTGGATACGGCATTGCCGGTCTGCGCGTGGACGGTAACGATGCGCTGGCGTGTTTCGCCGCGCAGCAATGGGCCGCCAACCGCGCCCGTGCCAATCAGGGGCCAACCCTGATCGAATACTTCACCTACCGCGCAGAGGGGCACTCCACCTCGGACGATCCATCGGGTTACCGCAGCGCGCAAGAGCGCGAGGAATGGCCGCTGGGCGATCCGGTGATGCGCCTTAAAAACCACTTGATCGAAATCGGTGAGTGGGATGAGGAACGTCAGACCGCGATGGACCTCAAATGCGCGGAAGAAGTGAAAGCGACCACAAAAGAGGCCGAGAAGAACGGCATCCTTGGCCACGGCATGCATCACCCGTTCCACACGATGTTCGAAGACGTATTCGAAGAGCTGCCTTGGCATCTTAAAGAACAGGCTGAGCAGGCGACGCGCGAACGGATCACGAAATTCGGTTCGGAAAGGCCATACGAATGA
- the thyA gene encoding thymidylate synthase, producing the protein MASAATHGIHPEQQYLDLMRQIWESGSQRADRTGIGTRSIAGAMLRYDLADGAMPLLTTKRVYWKTATREMLWFLTGETNIRPLVLQGVKIWNEWPHAQYVKESGEDVSLEEFVQRIADDEDFATRWGDLGPVYGKQWVDWPTYRYRKDGLYERGKGINQVAELIESLTNNPGSRRHIIEGWNVAELDRMALPPCHKTYQFHVAGDRLNCMLYQRSCDVALGLPFNLWSAALLQRMVAQQVGLEPGELVWMGGDVHLYLNHEHLITEQLTREPSGAPTLEITRKPETIFDYKIEDFVVHDYAPQAPIKAPVAV; encoded by the coding sequence ATGGCAAGCGCAGCGACTCACGGCATTCATCCCGAACAGCAATATCTCGATCTGATGCGTCAGATTTGGGAAAGTGGCAGCCAGCGCGCCGACCGGACCGGTATCGGGACACGTTCGATTGCGGGCGCGATGTTGCGATATGATCTGGCGGATGGCGCGATGCCGCTGCTTACGACCAAGCGGGTGTATTGGAAAACCGCGACGCGCGAGATGCTGTGGTTCCTGACAGGCGAGACCAATATCCGCCCGCTGGTGCTGCAAGGCGTCAAAATCTGGAACGAATGGCCGCACGCACAATACGTCAAAGAAAGCGGCGAAGACGTCTCCCTTGAAGAATTCGTGCAGCGCATCGCCGATGACGAAGATTTTGCGACCCGTTGGGGCGATCTTGGTCCGGTCTATGGCAAGCAATGGGTCGATTGGCCGACCTATCGGTATCGCAAAGACGGGCTGTACGAGCGCGGCAAGGGCATCAATCAGGTCGCTGAGCTGATCGAAAGCCTCACGAACAATCCGGGTAGCCGCCGTCATATCATCGAGGGCTGGAACGTGGCCGAGCTTGACCGGATGGCGCTGCCACCGTGTCACAAGACCTATCAGTTCCACGTCGCGGGAGACCGGCTGAATTGTATGCTGTATCAGCGCAGCTGCGATGTGGCGCTGGGCCTGCCATTTAACCTGTGGTCGGCTGCTTTGCTGCAACGCATGGTCGCGCAACAAGTCGGGCTGGAGCCGGGCGAATTGGTTTGGATGGGCGGGGACGTTCACCTCTATCTCAACCACGAGCATTTGATCACCGAGCAACTGACTCGCGAGCCATCCGGCGCGCCGACTCTTGAAATCACCCGAAAGCCCGAAACAATTTTCGATTACAAAATTGAGGATTTCGTGGTGCATGATTACGCGCCGCAGGCCCCAATCAAGGCACCTGTTGCGGTGTGA
- a CDS encoding DUF3429 domain-containing protein yields the protein MDGSTSLTPTARWLGYAGLLPQIICVALAATGHEYAYSALAGGFAYAAAIFSFLGGVWWGQSIASGKAGAGAYLIAVMPSLIAVALFLPWSFGWSWPGPALMYLGAFILASPLVDRALGFAAPDFMRLRIHLSVGLGALTIALGFVAETIV from the coding sequence ATGGACGGATCAACCTCACTTACACCCACTGCGCGCTGGCTCGGCTATGCGGGATTGCTTCCGCAAATTATCTGCGTGGCGCTGGCTGCGACGGGCCATGAATATGCCTACTCAGCGCTTGCAGGCGGGTTCGCCTACGCCGCCGCGATTTTCAGCTTTCTTGGCGGTGTCTGGTGGGGGCAATCCATCGCAAGCGGTAAAGCTGGAGCGGGAGCGTATCTGATCGCTGTCATGCCGAGCCTGATCGCGGTCGCGCTGTTTCTGCCGTGGAGTTTCGGGTGGTCATGGCCGGGACCTGCGCTGATGTATCTCGGCGCATTTATCCTCGCATCGCCATTGGTGGATCGCGCGCTGGGTTTTGCTGCGCCCGATTTCATGCGGCTGCGCATCCACCTGTCCGTCGGGTTGGGCGCGCTGACCATTGCGCTTGGCTTTGTGGCTGAGACGATAGTCTGA
- a CDS encoding SDR family oxidoreductase: MELFDLSGRVAVITGGNGGLGLGMARGLVKAGANVAIWARNEEKNAKALLELKSIGNGEVKAISCDVSEDTQIEDAMCTTLDAFGRVDACFANAGISGAGTAIPDITEEGWDHTMAVNARGPALTYKHVTRHMIERAKNGDAGGKLIVTSSAQAIMGVNRSTDYAASKAAVTALTRGAAFELARHQITANALLFGFYETEITAKADPRFAEWIEKRIPLRRFGDHAGLEGLAVFLASPHSDYITGQSLPVDGGLSIS, translated from the coding sequence ATGGAACTCTTCGATCTATCAGGCCGCGTCGCGGTCATCACAGGCGGCAATGGCGGGCTTGGCCTTGGTATGGCGCGAGGTCTTGTCAAAGCGGGCGCGAATGTCGCGATTTGGGCGCGCAATGAGGAGAAGAATGCAAAGGCGCTGCTGGAGCTGAAATCCATCGGAAATGGCGAGGTAAAGGCCATTTCCTGCGACGTGTCCGAAGACACGCAGATCGAAGATGCCATGTGCACGACCCTGGACGCCTTTGGCCGCGTAGATGCCTGTTTCGCCAATGCCGGAATTTCGGGTGCGGGCACGGCAATCCCTGACATCACAGAGGAAGGGTGGGACCACACCATGGCCGTGAACGCGCGCGGGCCCGCTCTCACCTATAAGCACGTAACCCGCCACATGATTGAGCGCGCCAAGAACGGCGATGCGGGCGGCAAACTGATCGTGACCTCCTCCGCTCAGGCAATCATGGGCGTGAACCGCTCGACCGACTACGCAGCGTCAAAAGCTGCCGTAACAGCATTGACGCGCGGCGCTGCGTTCGAATTGGCGCGACATCAGATTACCGCAAACGCCTTGCTGTTCGGATTCTACGAAACAGAGATCACTGCGAAGGCCGACCCGCGCTTTGCCGAATGGATCGAAAAACGCATTCCGCTGCGCCGTTTCGGCGATCATGCCGGATTAGAGGGGCTGGCCGTGTTTCTGGCCTCACCGCACAGTGATTACATCACTGGACAAAGCCTCCCGGTCGATGGCGGGCTTAGTATTAGCTGA
- a CDS encoding AarF/ABC1/UbiB kinase family protein, with the protein MADNSNDKSRERSVPSGRVSRFASFGRLASGVAGGMVAEGARRLAKGEGISARDLVLTPSNVQRMTDRLSHLRGAAMKMGQMISMDSGDFLPKQLADILATLRDQANFMPARQLDTVLKSEWGPDWRKQFKWFNPRPVAAASIGQVHKALTRDGQELAIKVQYPGIAESIDSDVDNVMTLLKVAGFAPPELEVDALLAEAKKQLHEEADYRREGAQMEMYREKLEDVPGFVVPTLHAELTRDRILAMSFEDGSSIEELENETNERRDETVAQLMRLVARELFEFGVMQTDPNFANFRYRRETGEIILLDFGACRDVDPDVSNGYRKMLIAGLNGNREEVLNATIEAGFMMPIVAEKYPDRVNRMIDIVINEMREDKPFDFGDRAFIPQLRDEGMAIAQDKETWAFPPVETLFVQRKVSGTALLGARLKAQVNIRRLTEEVLASTKPLPAKAA; encoded by the coding sequence GTGGCCGACAACTCCAATGATAAATCCCGCGAACGCTCCGTGCCTTCGGGCCGCGTCTCGCGCTTTGCCAGTTTCGGCAGGCTTGCCAGCGGCGTGGCCGGCGGCATGGTGGCGGAAGGCGCAAGGCGGCTAGCCAAAGGCGAAGGCATTTCGGCCCGCGATCTTGTTCTGACACCAAGCAATGTCCAGCGTATGACCGATCGCCTATCGCATCTGCGCGGCGCGGCCATGAAAATGGGCCAGATGATCAGCATGGATTCGGGCGATTTCCTGCCCAAGCAACTTGCAGACATTCTGGCTACTTTGCGCGATCAGGCCAACTTTATGCCCGCCCGGCAGCTCGACACCGTCCTCAAATCCGAATGGGGTCCAGACTGGCGCAAGCAGTTTAAATGGTTCAATCCCCGCCCCGTTGCCGCTGCGTCAATCGGGCAGGTTCACAAAGCGCTGACCCGTGATGGTCAGGAATTGGCGATCAAGGTGCAATATCCCGGCATTGCGGAAAGCATCGACAGCGATGTCGACAATGTGATGACATTGCTGAAGGTCGCCGGATTTGCCCCGCCAGAGCTGGAAGTCGACGCGCTGCTCGCCGAGGCGAAGAAGCAGCTGCACGAGGAAGCCGATTATCGCCGCGAAGGCGCTCAGATGGAAATGTACCGGGAAAAGCTGGAAGATGTCCCGGGCTTTGTCGTTCCGACGCTTCACGCTGAGCTGACGCGAGACCGCATTCTGGCGATGAGTTTCGAAGACGGCAGCAGTATCGAAGAGCTTGAAAACGAAACCAATGAGCGCCGCGATGAAACCGTTGCGCAGCTGATGCGATTGGTCGCGCGCGAACTCTTTGAATTCGGCGTAATGCAGACCGATCCGAACTTTGCGAACTTCCGGTACCGGCGCGAAACGGGCGAGATAATCCTGCTCGATTTCGGCGCTTGCCGCGATGTCGATCCCGATGTGTCGAACGGCTATCGCAAGATGCTGATCGCGGGGCTTAACGGAAACCGCGAAGAGGTGCTGAACGCCACCATCGAGGCCGGTTTCATGATGCCGATCGTGGCGGAGAAATACCCTGATCGGGTGAACCGCATGATCGACATTGTCATCAATGAAATGCGCGAAGACAAGCCGTTCGATTTCGGTGACCGCGCCTTTATCCCGCAGCTCCGCGATGAAGGCATGGCTATTGCTCAGGACAAGGAAACGTGGGCCTTCCCGCCTGTCGAAACCCTGTTCGTCCAACGCAAAGTCAGCGGTACGGCACTACTCGGCGCACGCTTGAAAGCGCAGGTCAATATCCGCCGCTTGACCGAGGAGGTGCTGGCATCGACCAAGCCCCTCCCCGCCAAGGCCGCTTAG